CCACGCACTGGGCCACGATTCACAAGAACTTCCGCAAGGCTCAGGCAACGTGCCCGATCATGGGGAAGCCGATCCCGGCAAACGCAAAGTGGACGTTCGTCAACGGTGATATCGTTTACGTTTGCTGCCCTCCTTGTATTGCAAAGATTAACGCCAAACCGTCACTGTACTCGGAGCGGCTGACGGAACTCTACGGGAAGCATCTTAGAATGGTTGCGGGCAATGCCAGACGGGAATCCGCTTTTTGACAGAAGCGAACATGTGCGCGGCCTGCCGAGGCCGTTGCGATTCGTCTCCGACCTGGATTGTCGTATTCCTCTCTGAGAACTCGATCCGCCACTGCAATGGCGACTCATTCGAAAGGCTGTCATGAAATTTTATCTTCTTGCCTGGTGGTCCGCATGTGCCACAATGCTGACTGCGCATGCTCCGTTGTCCGCTGCATCGATCGTCAATGTTGTCGAATCTTCCGTAGTGCAGAATTCTCGACAGCCGCAGGCTGCCGTGCGTGCCAACGGAACAATCTTCGTGGCGTTTGGGGCTGATGACACGATTTACTGCTGCCGGTCTGTCGAGGACGGCACGGCATTCCAGCCGCCGGTTCGCGTTGGTCACCTTCCGGCCCTTGCTCTCGGCCGTCGTCGTGGCCCGCGAATCGTGGCGAACGATGAGGCCATTGTCGTCACGGCCATTAGTCACGACAACGGAAACCTGTTTGCCTGGCGATCAACCGATGATGGAGAAAGCTGGAGTGACCCGGTTCAGGTCAACGACTCCGTGAAAGACTGTCGAGAAGGACTTCATGCGATGGCCCTGGCTCCGAACGGCAACGTCTTCTGCACGTGGCTGGATCTGCGGAGCCGAGGCACAGAAATCTTCGGGAGTCACTCAGCCGACGGCGGGGCATCATGGAGCAAGAACCACCGTGTTTATCGATCGCCCTCCGGCACAGTGTGCGAATGCTGCCATCCGTCAGCAACCTACCACGCTGACGGAAGTCTGCACGTAATGTGGCGCAATTCACTGAACGGCTCTCGCGACATGTTCCTTGCGTCTTCGGCGAATGACGGGCAGACATTCTCTCAGGCTAAGAAGCTTGGGCAGCAGACATGGAAGCTCAATGCCTGTCCAATGGATGGTGGCTATCTGGCATCGACCGGCTCGGGAAAGATCACAACTGTCTGGCGACGCGACAACACCGTCTACCGGACAGACTCTGCCGACGGTGCTGAAACCGTGCTCGGGCGTGGACTCCAGCCATGGGTCGCCGGCACCGACGACGGCGCGTTTATCGCCTGGCTTAGTCGACTCAACGGCCCTCTGATGTATGTGGTGCCTGGTTCAGCAACACCCCGGAAGGTGGTGGATGCCGCTGCTGACCCGGTCATTGTCAGTCCCGTCAATGCCAAAGGTCCGGTTGTCATCGTTTGGGAGACCGGTACGCGAGAAGATTCTTCCATCAAGGCCACCATCATTCGGCAATGACTCGTCAAGTATGAACAAAGCAACAAGGTCGCCTCATAATGACAGCGCCAGATTCTCCATCAGATGCTCAACCTTCGACGGGAACGTATGGCAACTTCAGCAACCCGCTCGGGCTCGTGTACCGGATGTTGCGATCCGGGAAACGTTCAGCGCGTGCCGCGTTGTTCCGTGAAGGATTCCGGCTGATTCTAACCCCGGTCGATCTGGTAATGTCGTTAATCGAACGTCGGTCGCTCAGAAACCCACCGCCTCGACAACACCCGATGGTTCTCGTGGTCGGCCCGCCGCGATGCGGCACCACACTGGTTTACCAGGTTCTGGCTCGGTATTGCGACGTGTCCTGCCTGACAAACCTAAGTTCGTTGTTTCCCCGAGCGCCGCTGACGGCCTCCCGCTGGTTCGGAAGACCATTGGACAACGTGCCTCCTGCGATCGAAAGCTATTACGGTCAGACAGCTCGCCTGTGTGATCCAAACGATGGATTTCACGCCTGGAACCGCTGGCTAGGGGATGACCGCTATCAAACTGCGCAGGACATTTCCGCCGCCGCAGCCAGCGAAATGAATCGCTTCTTTGCGGCATGGACAAGTGCATTGCCGAAACCGTTTCTTAACAAGAACAATCGGAATACCGAATGTATGCGTCTGCTGTCGGAGAATCTTGCAGACATTTTTTTCGTCGTTGTTCGACGTGATCTCACCGCTTCCGCAAGATCGCTTATCCGGTCACGTCTGGACATTCAGGGCGACAGGAACACACCTTGGGGTCTTCGCAGCCGACAGTTGAAGGGCAACGACGATCCGCTCGGATACGTTGACGATGTTTGTGATCAACTCTACGAAATCGAATCACGGATTCAACGGGAAACGTCCGGCATCGATTCAAAGCGGATGATCGAAGTAACCTACGAAAAGTTCTGTGACGATCCGAAATCCGTTTTGCAACAACTTCGGCAAACTGTGCCTGGGTTACAGCTTAGAGAATCACTGATCGCGGACGAACTCCAACCGTTTCGTCGCTCGCTCGGAAAAGAACTGTCGCCGGCCGAAGAACAACGGCTTTCGCAATCCCTGAAGACGTCAAAGCCGACGCAACCGACCAGCTCAACATGAGTCGAGGCAGCAGACACGACATTTTGTCGTGTCATAATGGAGGCCTAAAGTTTTCAGTCGGCAGCTGGATTACTGTGAATCCTTGCGCTTTACATTGAGTGCGATTGAGAAACGCACCACAACCGCGACTGCGAAATGGCCGAGACAGAATTCTTCGGCCAGGACTCAAGCGGGAAGAGTCATTAAAAAAACACCACGTGCATCACGTGGCGTTTTTCTGCTGTTGGGCGAGCTGAAGCGAGTGTTGCTGACCACCGAGAATCAGAATCCACGACCTCGCAGGTGCTGACGACCGTAGCCATCTTCAACGTCAATGTGGTTGCCGTGGCGATAAGCAACCGGCTGGCGACTGTTGTTGTAGAAGCCGTTTCCGTAATTCGACTGGCTTCCGTAAACCCCGTTTCCGTAGTTTGCGT
This DNA window, taken from Fuerstiella marisgermanici, encodes the following:
- a CDS encoding sulfotransferase; translated protein: MTAPDSPSDAQPSTGTYGNFSNPLGLVYRMLRSGKRSARAALFREGFRLILTPVDLVMSLIERRSLRNPPPRQHPMVLVVGPPRCGTTLVYQVLARYCDVSCLTNLSSLFPRAPLTASRWFGRPLDNVPPAIESYYGQTARLCDPNDGFHAWNRWLGDDRYQTAQDISAAAASEMNRFFAAWTSALPKPFLNKNNRNTECMRLLSENLADIFFVVVRRDLTASARSLIRSRLDIQGDRNTPWGLRSRQLKGNDDPLGYVDDVCDQLYEIESRIQRETSGIDSKRMIEVTYEKFCDDPKSVLQQLRQTVPGLQLRESLIADELQPFRRSLGKELSPAEEQRLSQSLKTSKPTQPTSST
- a CDS encoding sialidase family protein, which encodes MKFYLLAWWSACATMLTAHAPLSAASIVNVVESSVVQNSRQPQAAVRANGTIFVAFGADDTIYCCRSVEDGTAFQPPVRVGHLPALALGRRRGPRIVANDEAIVVTAISHDNGNLFAWRSTDDGESWSDPVQVNDSVKDCREGLHAMALAPNGNVFCTWLDLRSRGTEIFGSHSADGGASWSKNHRVYRSPSGTVCECCHPSATYHADGSLHVMWRNSLNGSRDMFLASSANDGQTFSQAKKLGQQTWKLNACPMDGGYLASTGSGKITTVWRRDNTVYRTDSADGAETVLGRGLQPWVAGTDDGAFIAWLSRLNGPLMYVVPGSATPRKVVDAAADPVIVSPVNAKGPVVIVWETGTREDSSIKATIIRQ